From Nicotiana tabacum cultivar K326 chromosome 15, ASM71507v2, whole genome shotgun sequence, the proteins below share one genomic window:
- the LOC107784853 gene encoding aminotransferase ALD1, chloroplastic-like, with protein MFSISTSLFLKPRASLKVQGDQGISYYSTRVARNPNLEKLQTNYLFPEILDRELKHMEKYPNAKVISLGIGDTTQPLPQPVALSMSNYARALSTHQGYTGYGLEQGNKELRREITETFYKDLSVEETEVFVSDGAQCDLSRVQLLLGSNVSIAVQDPSFPGYIDSSVIMGQSGELRNESGKYGNIKYMKCSPENEFFPDLSKTERTDIIFFCSPNNPSGHAASRAQLQQLVEFAQLNGSIIVYDSAYAAYVSDSSPKSIYEIPGSRKVAIEISSFSKMAGFTGVRLGWTVVPKELLYSNGFPVILDFNRVICTTFNGASNIAQAGGLACLSRDGFKEIMSKVDYYKENAKILVDTFASLGFRVYGGSNAPYVWVHFPHSRSWDVFNWILEKTHIITVPGIGFGPSGEGYIRVSGFGRRESILEASKRLKTLLC; from the exons ATGTTTTCCATATCCACTTCGCTTTTCTTGAAGCCTAGAGCTAG TTTGAAAGTTCAAGGAGATCAGGGAATCA GTTATTATTCGACAAGAGTAGCCCGCAACCCAAACTTGGAGAAGTTGCAAACTAACTATTTGTTTCCCGAG ATCTTAGATAGGGAGCTTAAGCATATGGAGAAGTACCCAAATGCTAAAGTAATAAGCCTTGGGATCGGTGACACTACACAGCCCTTACCCCAGCCTGTAGCCTTGAGCATGTCTAAT TACGCACGTGCTCTTTCAACACATCAAGGTTATACAGGCTACGGACTGGAACAGGGGAACAAG GAACTAAGAAGAGAAATTACAGAAACATTCTATAAAGATCTTTCAGTAGAAGAAACAGAGGTTTTTGTATCTGATGGTGCACAGTGTGATCTCTCCAGAGTTCAG CTCCTTCTTGGTTCGAATGTGTCAATTGCTGTGCAGGATCCATCATTTCCA GGATATATAGATTCAAGTGTGATTATGGGGCAGAGTGGTGAGTTGAGGAATGAGTCGGGGAAGTATGGAAATATCAAGTATATGAAGTGCAGCCCTGAGAATGAGTTTTTCCCAGATCTTTCCAAAACTGAAAGAACAGATATTATCTTCTTCTGCTCTCCAAACAATCCTAGTGGTCATGCAGCATCAAGGGCGCAATTGCAGCAACTTGTAGAGTTTGCCCAACTAAATGGTTCAATCATTGTCTATGACTCTGCTTATGCTGCTTATGTTTCAGACTCAAGCCCTAAGTCAATCTATGAGATCCCTGGTTCCAGAAAG GTTGCCATTGAGATTTCATCCTTCTCCAAGATGGCTGGATTCACAGGTGTCCGTCTTGGATGGACTGTAGTGCCTAAGGAACTCCTATACTCAAATGGGTTTCCTGTTATACTCGATTTCAATCGCGTTATATGTACCACCTTTAATGGTGCTTCCAACATAGCTCAGGCTGGTGGTCTGGCCTGTCTCTCCCGGGATGGTTTCAAG GAAATTATGTCTAAGGTAGACTACTACAAGGAGAATGCAAAGATTTTGGTTGACACTTTTGCTTCACTGGGATTTCGAGTTTATGGAGGTAGCAATGCGCCTTATGTTTGGGTTCATTTCCCACATTCAAGATCATGGGATGTGTTCAATTGGATTCTTGAGAAGACACACATTATTACAGTCCCTGGGATTGGATTTGGTCCAAGTGGTGAAGGGTACATAAGAGTTTCTGGTTTCGGACGCAGAGAGAGCATCCTGGAGGCATCTAAAAGACTAAAAACCTTGCTTTGTTAG